In the genome of Streptomyces sp. V2I9, one region contains:
- a CDS encoding protein meaA, producing the protein MNERQKDRPWLMRTYAGHSTAEASNELYRRNLAKGQTGLSVAFDLPTQTGYDPDHILARGEVGRVGVPVSHLGDMRRLFQDIPLEQMNTSMTINATAMWLLALYQVVAEEQGADTSKLQGTTQNDIVKEYLSRGTHVFPPVPSLRLTTDMITYTVNRIPKWNPINICSYHLQEAGATPVQEIAYAMSTAIAVLDAVRDSGQVPEEKFGDVVARISFFVNAGVRFIEEMCKMRAFGRIWDRVTRERYGITDAKKRRFRYGVQVNSLGLTEAQPENNVQRIVLEMLAVTLSKDARARAVQLPAWNEALGLPRPWDQQWSLRIQQVLAHESDLLEYEDIFAGSHVIEAKVDALVEESLAEIDRIQQMGGAMAAVESGYLKSELVASHAARRARIEGGEEKIVGVNIYESTEPNPLTADLDGAIMTVDPENEARVVAALHEWRDNRDEARASEALAALKKAAAGTENMMEATVECARAGVTTGEWSWALRDVFGEFRAPTGVSSAPVAVAAEPGSTLALVRGKVTRTAADLGVGRLRLLVGKPGLDGHSNGAEQIAVRARDAGFEVVYQGIRLTPEQITDAALAEDVHCVGLSILSGSHAELVPDVLRRLREAGAADIPVIAGGIIPPADAAALIGAGVAAVFTPKDFGITEIIGRIVDEIRKANKLDPLEVPA; encoded by the coding sequence ATGAACGAACGTCAGAAGGACCGGCCCTGGCTCATGCGGACGTACGCCGGTCACTCGACCGCCGAAGCGTCCAACGAGCTGTACCGCCGCAACCTCGCCAAGGGCCAGACGGGTCTCTCGGTCGCCTTCGATCTGCCGACGCAGACCGGATACGACCCGGACCACATCCTCGCCCGCGGCGAGGTGGGCCGCGTCGGTGTTCCCGTCTCGCACCTCGGTGACATGCGGCGGCTGTTCCAGGACATCCCCCTGGAGCAGATGAACACCTCGATGACGATCAACGCGACCGCCATGTGGCTGCTGGCGCTCTACCAGGTGGTCGCGGAGGAGCAGGGGGCCGACACCTCCAAGCTGCAGGGGACCACGCAGAACGACATCGTGAAGGAGTACCTCTCGCGCGGGACGCACGTCTTCCCGCCGGTGCCCTCGCTGCGGCTGACCACGGACATGATCACGTACACGGTCAACCGCATCCCCAAGTGGAACCCGATCAACATCTGCAGCTACCACCTCCAGGAGGCGGGGGCCACCCCGGTCCAGGAGATCGCGTACGCCATGTCCACCGCCATCGCGGTGCTCGACGCGGTCCGCGACTCGGGCCAGGTGCCCGAGGAGAAGTTCGGTGACGTGGTCGCCCGCATCTCGTTCTTCGTGAACGCGGGCGTCCGCTTCATCGAGGAGATGTGCAAGATGCGCGCCTTCGGCCGTATCTGGGACCGCGTCACCCGCGAGCGGTACGGCATCACCGACGCCAAGAAGCGCCGCTTCCGCTACGGCGTCCAGGTCAACTCCCTCGGCCTGACCGAGGCGCAGCCGGAGAACAACGTCCAGCGCATCGTCCTGGAGATGCTGGCCGTCACCCTCTCCAAGGACGCCCGTGCCCGCGCGGTGCAGCTGCCGGCCTGGAACGAGGCGCTGGGACTGCCCCGGCCCTGGGACCAGCAGTGGTCGCTCCGCATCCAGCAGGTGCTGGCGCACGAGAGCGATCTGCTGGAGTACGAGGACATCTTCGCCGGTTCGCACGTCATCGAGGCCAAGGTGGACGCCCTGGTCGAGGAGTCGCTGGCGGAGATCGACCGCATCCAGCAGATGGGCGGCGCGATGGCGGCCGTCGAGTCCGGCTACCTCAAGTCCGAGCTGGTCGCCTCGCACGCGGCGCGGCGGGCCCGCATCGAGGGCGGCGAGGAGAAGATCGTCGGCGTCAACATCTACGAGTCCACCGAGCCCAACCCGCTCACGGCCGACCTCGACGGCGCGATCATGACGGTCGACCCCGAGAACGAGGCGCGGGTCGTCGCCGCGCTGCACGAATGGCGCGACAACCGCGACGAGGCGCGCGCCTCCGAGGCGCTGGCCGCGCTGAAGAAGGCGGCGGCGGGCACCGAGAACATGATGGAGGCCACCGTCGAGTGCGCCCGCGCGGGCGTCACCACCGGCGAGTGGTCCTGGGCGCTGCGGGACGTCTTCGGCGAGTTCCGCGCCCCCACCGGGGTCTCCTCGGCCCCGGTCGCGGTGGCCGCCGAGCCGGGCAGCACGCTCGCCCTGGTCCGGGGGAAGGTCACCCGGACCGCCGCCGACCTCGGTGTGGGACGGCTGCGCCTGCTGGTCGGCAAGCCGGGCCTCGACGGGCACTCCAACGGGGCCGAGCAGATCGCCGTACGGGCCAGGGACGCCGGGTTCGAGGTGGTCTACCAGGGCATCCGGCTGACGCCCGAGCAGATCACCGACGCCGCGCTCGCCGAGGACGTGCACTGCGTGGGCCTGTCCATCCTGTCCGGCTCGCACGCGGAGCTGGTGCCCGACGTACTGCGCCGGCTGCGCGAGGCCGGGGCCGCGGACATCCCGGTGATCGCGGGCGGCATCATCCCGCCGGCCGACGCCGCGGCGCTCATCGGAGCCGGTGTGGCCGCCGTCTTCACCCCGAAGGACTTCGGCATCACCGAGATCATCGGCCGTATCGTCGACGAGATCCGGAAAGCGAACAAGCTCGACCCTCTGGAGGTCCCCGCATGA
- the ccrA gene encoding crotonyl-CoA carboxylase/reductase — MKEILDAIQSQDSTAADFAALPLPESYRAITVHKDEAEMFAGLESRDKDPRKSIHLDDVPVPELGPGEALVAVMASSVNYNSVWTSIFEPVSTFNFLERYGKLSELTKRHDLPYHIIGSDLAGVVLRTGPGVNAWNPGDEVVAHCLSVELESSDGHNDTMLDPEQRIWGFETNFGGLAEIALVKSNQLMPKPQHLSWEEAAAPGLVNSTAYRQLVSRNGAGMKQGDNVLIWGASGGLGSYATQFALAGGANPICVVSSPEKAEICRAMGAEAVIDRNAEGYKFWKDERTQDPKEWKRFGKRIREFTGGEDIDIVFEHPGRETFGASVYVTRKGGTITTCASTSGYMHEYDNRYLWMSLKRIIGSHFANYREAWEANRLIAKGKIHPTLSKTYSLEDTGQAAYDVHRNLHQGKVGVLALAPREGLGVRDQEMREQHIDAINRFRNV, encoded by the coding sequence GTGAAGGAAATCCTGGACGCGATCCAGTCGCAGGACAGCACCGCCGCGGACTTCGCGGCCCTGCCCCTCCCCGAGTCCTACCGCGCGATCACCGTGCACAAGGACGAGGCGGAGATGTTCGCGGGGCTGGAGTCCCGTGACAAGGACCCCCGCAAGTCGATCCACCTGGACGACGTCCCGGTCCCCGAACTCGGCCCCGGTGAGGCCCTCGTCGCCGTGATGGCCAGCTCGGTGAACTACAACTCCGTCTGGACCTCCATCTTCGAGCCGGTCTCGACGTTCAACTTCCTGGAGCGGTACGGGAAGCTCAGCGAGCTGACCAAGCGCCACGACCTGCCGTACCACATCATCGGATCCGACCTGGCGGGCGTCGTCCTGCGCACCGGCCCCGGCGTGAACGCCTGGAACCCGGGCGACGAGGTCGTCGCGCACTGCCTCTCGGTCGAGCTGGAGTCCTCCGACGGCCACAACGACACGATGCTCGACCCCGAGCAGCGCATCTGGGGCTTCGAGACGAACTTCGGCGGCCTCGCCGAGATCGCGCTCGTCAAGTCCAACCAGCTGATGCCCAAGCCCCAGCACCTCAGCTGGGAGGAGGCCGCCGCCCCCGGCCTGGTCAACTCGACCGCGTACCGCCAGCTCGTCTCGCGCAACGGCGCGGGCATGAAGCAGGGCGACAACGTGCTGATCTGGGGTGCCAGCGGCGGACTCGGCTCCTACGCCACCCAGTTCGCGCTGGCCGGCGGCGCCAACCCGATCTGCGTCGTCTCCAGCCCCGAGAAGGCCGAGATCTGCCGGGCCATGGGCGCGGAGGCGGTCATCGACCGCAACGCCGAGGGCTACAAGTTCTGGAAGGACGAGCGCACCCAGGACCCCAAGGAGTGGAAGCGCTTCGGCAAGCGCATCCGGGAGTTCACCGGCGGCGAGGACATCGACATCGTCTTCGAGCACCCGGGCCGCGAGACCTTCGGCGCCTCGGTCTACGTCACCCGCAAGGGCGGCACGATCACCACCTGCGCCTCCACCTCGGGCTACATGCACGAGTACGACAACCGTTACCTGTGGATGTCCCTGAAGCGCATCATCGGCTCCCACTTCGCCAACTACCGTGAAGCGTGGGAGGCCAACCGCCTCATCGCCAAGGGCAAGATCCACCCGACGCTCTCCAAGACGTACTCCCTGGAGGACACCGGCCAGGCGGCGTACGACGTCCACCGCAACCTGCACCAGGGCAAGGTCGGCGTCCTGGCGCTGGCCCCCCGCGAGGGCCTGGGCGTGCGCGACCAGGAAATGCGCGAGCAGCACATCGACGCCATCAACCGCTTCCGCAACGTCTGA